The following DNA comes from Acidimicrobiia bacterium.
AGGTATACGCGGCGTCGGTGGAGCGCGGCTTGGCCTCGGTCCCGACGGCGGAGACCGTCCCCGTTCTGTTCGAAGCGAGGTATCAGCCGCGCTCGGCGTACGCGGTCAGCAAGCATGTCGGCGAGCAGCTGGCTCACGCCTTCCGCCATCAGCACGGCCTCCAGGTGGTGGCTTGCCGTTTTCACAACGTCTACGGGCCGCGTATGGGCCACGACCACGTCATCCCCCAGCTCGTAGCCCGGATCCTGGACCGGGTGGATCCGTTCCCCGTGTACGGCGACCAGCGACGGTCATACTGCTATGTCGACGATGCGCTCAACATGCTCCTCCAGCTCCGCGACGTTCCGAACCCGCCTGTTGTAGTAAACATCGGCAACGGCGACGAAGAGATCTCCGCTGCGGATCTCGCTCGCCGCTTGTTTGTGGTTGCAGGGTGGTCGGCATCGGTCGAGGTGCACCCGGCGCCGCCCGGGTCGCCCGATCGGCGCTGCCCCGACATCGGGCTTGCTGCAGAGCTGACGGGCCTTAGGCCGGCCTGGCCCCTCGACAAGGGTCTCGAAGAGACATTCGCCTGGTATCGGCACGAAGCGGGAGCGCCTGCATGAAGGTGCTCATCGGCACCGCGGGCTACGGGACCATCCGGTCGGGCGCCGACCGGATGGTCGGCGACTTGGCACGCTTTCTTGCGGCGCGAGGGAACAGGGTTCTCGTCGCCTGCCGCAACGGAACAGTACTGCACTTGGACCTCGAGGCCACCGCGGTCGAGTGGGTCGAGGGCACGGCCGTCGACTGCGCTGAGGCCGGTCTAGCGTGGCAGCCAGACGTCTGGCATCTGCTCGACCTCGCCCACGCCCGCTTCCTCGATGCCATGTTGGAGGTCGGACGGTCGTTGGTAGTGCCGGTCGTGGTGACGCCTGCATCGGATCCGGCAGTGTGGGACGACGAGAACGCCGCGTGCCGGGTCCTCGGCCGCGCCGATCGGGTGCTGGCGCTCACCCGGGCGGAGGCGGCAGCCGTCAGCCAGCTGTGCCAACCGGCCTCGGAGCCGCAGATCATCAGCCAGGCGGTCGCCCTTACCGGCACCGGTGACGCCGCCGCCTTCCGCCGCCGGCACGGCCTGAGCGGCCCGATCGTCCTCTTCGTGGGCCGCAAGATCGAATCGAAGGGATACCAGGTAATGCTGGCGGCTGCCAGCCGCCTGGCCGAGACGCGCCCGGACGTGACGGTCTGCCTCCTGGGTTCGCGGGCCGGCGAGGGGCGCGGCGCGAGATCCGGCAACGTGCTCGACCTCGACGACGTTACCGAGTCGGAGAAGAACGACGCATTCGCAGCGGCGGCGCTCTTCTGCCTCCCGAGCGTTGCCGATGTATACCCTTTAACCGTGGTGGAGGCCCGACTCAGCGGCGTTCCCATCGTCGTCGGGCCCTTCCCCGGCGCCGAGGAGGTGGTGCGCCACCAGGTCGACGGCCTCATCGTGCCGGCCAACCACGAGGCCGTTGCCGCCGCCGTTGACTCGTTGCTCGCCGATCCAGCGGCTGCCCGCGCCATGGCGGCGGCGGGACTCGCCCGGGCCAGGGAGGAGCACGCTCCCGAGCGGGTCGGTCGCGAGGTGCTGGCGGCCTACCAGGAGCTAGGCGGCCGGGCGCGCGAGTCAGCCGAGCCATGAGGGCCATCATGCTTGCCGGCGGCCGCGCCACCCGGCTCGAATCGCTCTCTCCGACTGTCCCGAAGGCATTGACGCCGATTATCGGGCACCTACTTCTCGACATCCTGCTCTCCCAGCTGTGTGAGGCCGGATATGACCACGTCACCCTCTGCGTGGGCCATCTCGAGGAAGTGGTGCGTGCCCACGTCGGGGACGGGTCGAGGGCGGGCGTGGCCGTCGACTACGTAAACGACCACGGGAGGCTCGGCACGGCGGGTCCGCTCCAGCTGGTCGATGCCTGGGAGGAGCCCGCTCTGGTGCTTAACGCCGATCTCCTCACCGACCTAGCATTCGGAGAAATGGCAGCCAGGCACGCGGCAAGCGGGGCCGCGATTACCCTGGCCGTGCGCGAGTACGTCACGCACCTTGACGTTGGCGTCGTCCAATGCGACGGCGACGGGGGGGTCGTCGCAATCGTGGAGAAGCCCGAGTTGCGCCAGCTCCTCACTTTGGGCATTTACATGATCGACCCCGAGGTACGCTCCCACCTGCGCCCCGCCCAGCGAACGGACATGCCGGAGCTTGTCAATAGGGTGATCGAGTCTGGTGGCCACGTCCGGACCTTCGTCCATAGCGGCCGCTGGCATGACATCGGCACGCCCGCCGGCCTCGGCGCCGCGGAGGACACGCTGGGCGCTTGCCCGGCGGCGTTCGGCGTCACGGAGCGGACCGGGCCATGAGCGACCTAGGCAGCGCAGCGCCCCCCCTGCTGGGTTTCAATTACCACCCGTCGTCTGGCGGTTGCCGCTATTGGACCCGGTTTCGCGCGGACGAGATCCGAGCCGACTTCGAGGCCATGGGCGCGGAGGGGTGGAACGTCGTTCGGTTCTTCGTCTTCTGGGCCGACTTCGAGCCGGAGGTGGGCCGCTACAACGAGGAGGCATTCGCCCATCTCGGCCAGATGGCCAGCATGGCGGCATCGGCCGGCCTACGGTGCATCCCTTCCATCCTCACGCTCTGGATGAACGGCCAATTGCTCGACCTCCCGTGGCGCGGAGGCCGGGACTTGATCGCCGACCCAGAAGTGCGGACCCGTGCCCGGGAGCTCGCCCGTCGCGTAGCGGCGACGCTCGGACCCGTCGGCAACGTAGCCTACTACGACCTCGGTGACGAGCTCCCTAACGTTCTGCCGGCACGGCGCGCTGAGCCGGACGCCGTCCGCGCCTGGTACGCGGAGATGGCCGACGCGATACGCTCGGCCGATCCAGGAGCTCTTGTCATCCAGGCGAACGAGGCGGCGGTGCTCGACGCGGCGCCGGCCTTCGGCCCGCCCACGCAGCAGGGCGTGCTCGACGCGGTGGCGCTGCACGGGTTCCCCCTCTGGTCGCGGCTTGGCATCACAGGCGCCGACGTCTACGCCGCCAGCGTCTACCCAGCATTCCTGGCCGCCGTCGCCTCTGCGTTCGGCCCCGCCCTCGTCGACGAGTTCGGCACATACGGAATGATGGCCGACGCGGCCGCCCGCCATGTCGGCGCGGCGGCGGCGAGCGTTCTGGCAAGGGGCGTTCAGGGGCTGGTCTCTTGGTGTTGGAAGGACATCACGTCCGATGAGTGGCCTTACATCCGACGGCCGGGGGAACGCGACGCCGGTTTCCGAACCGCTGACGGCGTTGCCAAGCCGGCATACGCAGCCCTGCGGCACGCTATCCAGTCAGCTGCTGCGCCGAGCTTCCACGCCGCCTCTCCGCAGGTCGGGATCGCCCTCGGGGCCGATGGCCGGTTGGCGAGCGCTCCCGCGTCGCTCTTCGGCTGCTATCTCGCTCTCCTCGCCTCGCATCACCGGCCGGCCTTTTTCACCGGCCTGGCGCACCTCGACCCTGAGCGATTCCCCTTCGTCGCGTGGCCCGGAGTTCGGTCGTTGCATCTGGATGAGTTGGAGGCTCTAGAGGCATATGCCGCGGCTGGCGGCGTGGCGCTTGTCTCTTCCCGCGCTCCCGCGCCCGGCACGGGGGGCGAGGGCCTTTTCGGGCTCGACGTGGACGGCTTCGGTACCGATCCAGATGCCCGGCCCATCATCGAGCTTCCGGGTGGAACGGTGCACCTCGGCCCCGTTCCCGAGGACGCCCTGCCCTATCCGATTGTTCGGGTCGACACCGCCGAGGTGCTTGGCCGGTTTGAGGCAGGTGATCCCGCGGTCACGGTGAAACGCCACGGCGACGGCTGCCTCTACTTCGTGAACGCGCCGTGCGAGGCGACGGCACCGGTGGGCGCCATCGGGGCGCCAGCGCCCGCCGAGCTGTACCGGCAGCTGCTGGCGTACGCAGGTTTCGACTCCGGGATTCGGGCGCCTGCTGGGGTGGAGGTGATCGTCGGGTGCGACGGCTCAGCCGTCGCCATCAACCACTTTCCGAAGCCGGTGGCCGGCGAGCTGAGCTTCTTGAGCACCTCCCTTCACGTATCCTTGGAGGCGAAGGAGGTCGCCCGGGTCGGAGGTGCTGTACCGTGACGGCAACGCAGCGCTCGCGGGTGGCCGAGGTGTGCAGGATGCGCGCTCTGGAGGCCGCTGGGTCCTCCGTCAGAGTGTGGTATCTGCCCGGAGCAGCGCAGCCCGCCTCCCTCCAGAAGGGTGCCGACCTTCGCCATGCCGCGATCGCAGCGGTCCTGGCGTCCGCTCTGGACCCTAACTCGGACGACACGGTGATCGACCATAGGTGCGCGTCGTGCGGAGGCTCCGACCACGGCCAACCCACCCTCCGAGGGCGCGGGGAGCTGGCGGTAAGCATCGCACGGGGAGGCGGCGACTTGGTCGTCGCCCTGGCCGAATCACCCGTGGGCATCGACATGGAGCCGCCGAACTCAGCGGATGCCGTCCTCGAGGTGGCACCGCGGATCATGACCGATGTGGAGTGGCGGTCGCTCGAGGTTCTTCCCGCGGCGGACAGGGCACGCCGGGCGCTGGTGCTGTGGACGGCCAAGGAAGCGGCGCTTAAGGCGGCAGGCACCGGGCTGCCGGGAGGGCTGGCCAACGTCGAGTGCGAAGTGGTCGAAGGACGGCTGGTGGCAGTTCGGTTGCTCGGGCCGCTGCGCCATCTCCAGCGAGAGCAGTGGCGGGCCCGCACTACCACGGGCTGCCGCGGGGTCGTGACCACGGTTGTGCTCGGCCAGGGGCCGCCACGCCGGGGAGATTGGCGATGAGGGCGGTCCGGCTAATGGCGCCCGGCCACGTCGTTGTCGACCGCGATGCTCCGGAACCGGAGCTGCGCGACGCCGGCGACTGCATCATCGAGGTCGATGTCGCCGGCATATGTGGCACGGATCTTCACCCGTACCGCGGGCACATCGCCAACTTCACGCCCCGCACGATCATGGGTCACGAATTCGTCGGCCGGATCGTCGCCGCCGGGAGCGGCGTGGAGCGGCGGCGGCTCGGTGAGCTGGTCGTGGTGTCCGACCTGGTCGCTTGTGGCGCCTGCGCGTACTGTGCGGCCGACCAGCATTACCAGTGCCGCGAGGTGCAACTGTTCGGCTACGGCGACGTGGTCGGCGCCTACCTCCCGGGTGGTCAGGCGGAGCGGGTGCGGGTGCCCCGCGCCGACCTTGCCACGTTCCCCGTGCCCGAAGGCCTCTCGCCCCGGTCAGCCGTGTTCGCCGCCGATGTCCTCACGACCGCGTTCGCCGCGGTCGAATTTGCCGCGGGCGAGCGGAGCGGCAGCCTGGCGGTCGTTGGGTGCGGCCCCGTTGGCCTAGCCGTCGTGCTGTGTGGCCTGTGGAAGGGGTTCGAACGAATCGTGGCGATCGACACTGACGCGTCCCGTCGGGTTGCGGCATCCCGTCTTGGCGCCACGGGGGTGGCCGCCGATGCCGACGAGGCCGCCGAGCTGCTGCCGACCCGCGGCGCCCACGCCGTCGTGGAGGCCGTGGGCGCGAGCCAGGCCCTGGCCACGGCTGTGGAGATCGCCGGGCCTCGAGCCTGGATCTCCAGCGTGGGCGCGCCGCACGGAACCGGGGCTTCGCTGCCCGCTGAGACCGCCTTCGGACGGGAGCTGACCCTCCGGTTTATCGTCGGCAATCCCCTCGCCCTTGCTCCCCGCGTCCTCAGCCTGATGGCCAGCGGTGAGCTCGACCCCGCTCCGATCGTGAGCCACGTCTTGGCCCTCGACGACGCCCCTGCCGGCTACGCCGCGTTCGACCGACGGGGCGCTGTCAAGGTCTTGCTCGAGCCATGACCGCCCTCGCCTCGGCAGAAGTCGCCTCGCTGATGGCCGAAGTGCTCAAGCTGAAAGACTTCGCCGTCGAGGATGACTTCCTCACCTCCGGCGGCGACTCATTGCGAGTCGTCCAGCTCGCAGTACGGATTGCGGAGCGGCTCGGCGACCCGATCGACGCGCGGGGCTTCGCCGCCCTTGTCACCGGCATCTTCGACCGACGCACTGCAGCGAGCATCGCACCGCTCACCGGCGAACTGACCGCCGCGCCGGTGGCCGCCGCGCCCCAGCCGTCCGAGCCGGCAACCCTCTCGGCCCAACAGCACCAGATTTGGATCCACCGGCGCGCCAACCCGGACTCCGCCGCATACAACGTAGTCAACGTTTTCGACTTGGTTGGTCCGGTGGACTCCGGATCCCTTGAGACTGCCCTTCGGTCCGTTGCGGGGCGCCACCCGGCGCTGTTGACGGCGCTGGACACGCATGCCGGCCTGCCGGCGACGTCGCGTCACGACCCGGAGGGTATCTCCGTGGTCGTAGCGCCGCGGGCATCGGGCGAGGCTGCCGCGTTCGCCACAGTCGACACGATCGCCGCGACCCCGTTCTCCTTCGGGGAGCTGCCGATACGCTGCCACCTCGTGCCCTACGGATCGGGTGAGGCCCACCTGCTGATGTTTGTCATCGACCATGCGAGTTGCGACGGGTGGTCGATGCCGATCTTCTACCGCGAGCTCAGCGTCCTTTATGGCGGCGCCCGGCTTCCCGATCCTCCGCCGACCCCTGCCGCCGTCAGGCATGCCGGCGACGCCGCCGAATGGGCAGACCGGCTGCGACCCATCCCCCCGCCTCTGGATCTCGACCCGACTGTCAGCCGAGGGGTTCGCGACTTCGCGGGCGCCGTCCACTACACGATGCTGGCACCGGATCTGGTCGACCAGCTGCGAGCGTGGCTAGCCGCGCGGTCGGCCACCCTCTTCATGGGGCTCATGACATGCTTCCAGCTCGCGCTCAGTGACCTCACCGGTCGGTCCCGGTTCCTGCTCGGCGTGCCCGTAGCCAATCGCGGTGGCCAGCACTCCGAACGCGCCGTCGCTTACCTCGCCAACACGATGGTGCTGCAGGCCGTTGTCGAGGACAGCTCCAATTACGCGGGACTGCTGGGCACGGTCCGCGCCAACGTTATCGACGGCCTGGTCCACCAGTCCGCGCCCTTCATGGACCTAGTCGAGGAGCTACGCCCGCCGCGCGACCCGACCCGAACCCCGCTGATCGACGTATTGTTTGTCATGCAGAACTCGGCTCCCGTGGCCTTGGAACTTGCCGGATGCTCGGTTACGCAGCGGCGCTTCGACAACGGCACGGCCAAGTTCGACCTGACCCTTGAGGCTCATGAGACCGGGGGCGGCGTCGGTCTCCGCTGGGAGCGCGCCGCGGCGCTGTCACCAGCGATCGTAGATAGCGTCATCGCTCGCTTCGAGCGGCACGCCACGGCGATGGCGGCCGACCTACCTCGGCTGCGCCCGCCAAAACAACCGCCGCGCCCCGGGCCCCCGCAAGACCGTTCCATCGGAGCCGCCTTCGCCCGGGTCGCTAGCGAAAGGGCGGATCAGGCGGCGCTCGTGACCGACAACGGGACCACGACGTTCGCCGAGTTGCACCTTCAAGCGGCGGCCGTGGCGGAGAAGCTCCTGCAACAAGGGCTCGGACCCGGCAGCCGGATCGGGGTTCTCCACGAGCGAACCCCTGAATGGGTCGCCGCTGCGATCGGCACCTGGTTGGCCGGCGGCATCTACGTTCCGCTCGATCCTGCGCTGCCCGACGGCGCGCTGAAGCGGATGATTTCGGCCGGAGGGGTCGCCCATGTGGTCGCATCAGCGGCCGCCGCCGAGCGGGCGGCGGGACTCGGCCCACCCGTGAGCCTGACAGGCGAGATCCAGGCGCTTCCCCCCGGATCCAAGCTGATGCCACCGCTGGAAGCCGGTCCGGCCGGTCCCGCATATGTCGTGTTCACCTCCGGCTCCACAGGGGCTGCGCGAGGCGTGATCGGTCACCATGCCGGCCTGCTCAACCGCATTGCCTGGATGCACAACGGATGGCCGGTCGCAGAAGGCGAGCTTGGATGTCTGAGAACTGGGATCGGTTTCATTGATTCGCTCACCGAGCTGCTCGGCCCCATGCTCGCCGGCCGGCCCAGCCTGGTCGTCCCCGATTCGGCGGGTCGGGCCGCTACGGAGCTGCTTGAGCTGCTTCGCCGCCACAAAGTGTCCCGGCTCGTGATCACCCCAAGCTATCTGCGACTTCTGCTAGTCGAGTTCCCCGAGCGGTTTGCCGCCCTGACCGGGCTAAGCATCTGCGTGGTCAGCGGGGAGCGGCTGACCGCCGACGTGTGCATCCGCTTCTACCGGCTCCAGCCGGGCGCGGTGCTGCTCAACCTGTATGGGACCTCCGAAGTTGCCGGCGACGTGACTTGGTATGACACCCGCGCCCTCGCACCGCTTGCCGATCCCGTCCCAATCGGGAGGCCGTTACCCGGCTGCACGGTGAGCATTGAAGACGAGCAGGGCCAGCCCGTTCCGGGCGGGAGTGAAGGTGAGCTAGTCGTCAGCGGCGTCCAGGTGGCACTCGGCTACACAGGTGCCCCGTCGCCGGGCCGGGCGAGCTTCGCTGAGCGCGCCGGTGTGCGTCGGTTCCGAACAGGCGATCTCGGGCGACAGCGTCCCGACGGGGCCATCGAGTACGTAGGGCGGATCGACCGAGTCGTCAAGGTGCGTGGCATCGCGGTCGACCCCGACGGTGTCGAGGCGATGCTGCAGGAGCTGCCCGGCGTAACCGGAGCGGCGGTCATCCCCTGCCATGGATCCGACGGCTCTTGGCTGCACGCCTGGATCGAGCCGGAGGCGGACGTCGACGCGATCCGAGCTGGCCTGCTTCGCGATGCCCCAGCACACATGGTCCCAGCTGTGATCTCAGCGGTGCCGGTTCTGCCGCGGACTCCCTCGGGCAAGCTCGACTACGTAAGGCTGGGCGGTCCGGCGCACCAGGCGCCGGCGGCACCGGCCGCCAAGCTGGGGCCTCTTGAGGAAGCGGCCCGGGACGTGATCTGTGAGGTGCTGGGAGTCGCGACCGTAGGGATAACCGACAACTTCTTCAGCTCCGGCGGCGACTCGTTGCGGGCCAACAGGGTGCTCGCCCGCATAAGCGACCGCTTCAAGCTCGGCGATCTTGACTTTGCGAGCTTCTATCGAGAGCCCACGGTCACGGGCCTGGCAACACTTGTCGCTGCCGAACTCATGCGGGGGACCGATCCCGAAGTGTCGGCAGTAGTGCGCGCTCGGTTGCGGGCGAGAGGGTCTCCGTGATGAGACCCGATGCGGCGGGCGCCGCGGCCTCCGACGACATGACCGTCGATGCGGCCGCCCTGCTCGAGCTAGAGCCTGACGAGCAGCGTTATCTCCTCGACATGCTGCAACGCGCCTACCAACCCACACACGGGGTACCTTCCGGGGCCGTCCCGCCCGGAGTTCTGTCAGATGAGCAACGCCAAATCTGGCTCGTCGAGCGGACCGTCGACGCTGGCAGCGCCTACAACATCAGCGTCGCAGTTCGCCTTAAAGGCAGCTTTGACGAGGACCGGCTTGCTCGCGCCGTGGCCAGCACAATCGACCACCACCCGGCGTTGACTACGGTATTTGCGGCGGCCACCGACGGGGAGCCGGTCGCCCGAGCGGGCACACGCGCCGAGCGCACCATCGTGGCTGTTGAGATCTCGGCATCGGACGAACAAGCGGCCCTGGGCGAGGCCACCGCGTTCGTCGCCCAGTCATTCGACCTAGCGGTCGGTCCCCTGATACGCGCCCGCGTCTGGCGCATATCGACCGACCACGGGCTGCTCGTCATCGCCGCCCACCACATTGTCTGCGACGGGGCCTCCTTTGAGGTGCTCCTGCACGATGTAGCGCGGCGCTACGAGGAACGGACCGAGTCCGCCTATCTCGACGGCAACTCCGGTCCGCGATCGGCCGACACCGCCGCCGTCGAGCGCATAGCGGCCGAACACGCGACCATCCCTCCGTTTCTTGACCTCCCGGGCGATGCCCAGCCCGGCGCCGATCGCACCTTCGAGGGCGGCGCTGTCCACCGCCGGTTCCCCGGCGACCTCGAACGCCGCCTCAGGCAGGTGGCAGAGGAGCTCGCCGTCACCCTGAGTTCCCTGGCCCTTGCCGGATTCGCGGCTCTCTTGTATCGGTACACCGGCCGGGAGCAGTTCGCCGTCGGTGTGCCGTTTTCAACTCGCCGAACTGCGGCCGACGCAGGGCGAGTTGGCCTTTACGTGAACTCGCTTCCAGTGCCGTTCGACTGCACTGTGGATATGTCATTCGCCGTGCTCGCGCGAACGGCCCACCGCAAGCTCGCAGAGCGCATCGCGCTAGCTCCTACCGTCCCTTTCGCAGCCCTGGTCGAGCGAGTTAACCCTCCCCGCCACCCCACCAGGAACCCGCTATTCCAGGTCGAGTTTGCCTTTCAGTCGCGGCTGGGGCTGCCGACCACCATGGGCGGTGCTTCCCTCGACCCGGTGCCGATTCCGAGCGGGGCATCGAAGTTCGACCTGTCGCTCGACGTGATTGAGACCTCCGACGGGCTCACGGCCTCCTTCGAATTCGCCACAAGCCTGTTCTCCGAGGACCGCATCGACCGGATGGTTGATCATTACCTGGGCCTGCTTCACCACTTCGCCGACGCGCCGGGCCAGACGCTGGGCACACCCCCCCTGCTCTCCGCTTCGGAGGCTGAATGGGCTGAGAAGGCAGGAGGGCTCACCGCGGCTGCCGCATACGATCGCCACGAGCCCCTCCTGGCGCGGCTTCGGCGCCATGTCCGAAGGACGCCGGACAGCGTCGCTGTGCTCGACGACCGCGAGTCAATAACCTTCGGCGATCTCATATGCCGCGCCGAGGCGGCGGCCAGCGCCCTCGCCCGGGCAGGCGTCAGACAAGGGCAACGAGTGGCGCTCTTCCTCCCCCGCTCGGCACAGGCCGTCGTCTTCGTGCTCGGAGCCTGGCTGCGCGGTGCTGCCTTCGTGCCCATTGACGCCGACACTCCGCCGCGTCGGGTCGAACATATCCTCGACCTCGCGCGGCCTGCGGCGATTGTGGTCGACGACGATACGGCGACCAGGATCGCGGCGCGCTCGGAGCCGCTCGTTCCGGTCAGCGGCTTGATGCTCGACTCGTACGGCAGCCCACCCTTTGGCAGCGTCGAATCCGGTGATGCTGCCTACTTGATATTCACTTCCGGCACGACCGGCGCGCCGAAAGGGGTCGAGGTGACTCACCGCGCCCTTGAGACCATGACTACCGCCTGGGCCTCAGAGTACGGGCTCGAAGCTCAACCAGCTCGTTACCTTCAGCTCGCCCGCATATCCTTCGACATCTTCGTTGGAGACCTTTGCAGGTCGTTCCTGTGCGGTGGGACGCTGGTGGTCTGCCCCGACGAGACCATCACCGACCCCGAACGGCTCCTCGCGCTGATCGAGTCAGCCCGAGTGGATACCGTTGAGTTCGTCCCCGCCCTACTCCGGTTCGTCCTGGACTACCTGGCTGCCAAGGGGCGGCGGCTACCTGCCCTGCAGCGCCTCGTGGTCGGCTCCGATATGTGGTCCGTGGACGACGCCCGGAGGATGCTGGAGGCTGTGCCGCCCGGCACACGCTGCTTTTGCTCGTACGGGACCACAGAGGCTGCTATCGATAGCACCTACTCCGAACTCGACGGCGACGCCCTTCCCCGCCACGGCCCAGTGCCGATTGGGCGCCCCTTCCCAGGTGTCGGCATCCGCGTCCTAGACGTTGCCGGGCACGACTGCCCGATCGGCATACCCGGCGAGTTGGTCATCGCAGGGCCAACGGTCAGCGACGGCTACCTTTTTGGGGCCGGGGCCAGGGATCGCCGATTCCACACGAGCGAGGTCGTGCCCGGGTTCTCTGAGGTGCGGACCGGGGACCGCGCCTACTGGCTCAAGAGCGGCGAGCTCGTCTGCCTTGGTCGTGATGACGACCTCATAAAGATTCAAGGCGCCCGCGTCGATCCGGTTGAGGTAGAGCGGGTCCTCCGGGCGGTGCGCTCAGTCGCCGATGCCGCGGCCGTTGCAATCGGGCTACCCGGAGACCAGGAGCTTGTCGCGGTGCTCGTGGCGGCGGACGGCGCCATGGACCCTGTCGCCGAGACCAAACGGGAGCTGTCCGAGACACTACCGAGGAGTGCTGTCCCCACCCGCTGGTTAGTGACCGAGAGGCTTCCCACAACCCCTAACGGGAAACTCGACCGGCCCGCCGTCCGTGCGCTCGCCGAGGCCGGGAACGAACCCGTCGGCACCGTAGCACCACGCACCGCACTAGAGCGCTCACTCCACGAGATTTGGAGCAGCGTGCTCCCAGGACGCTACTTCGGAGTGACCGAGAATTTCTTCGTCATCGGCGGGCGGTCGCTGCTGGCCGCACGGTGCGCGTGGCGTATCCGCGATACGCTGGGCCTTGACGCCTCGACGGCGGACATCTTCCACGCCCAAACGATCGAAGCCCTTGCCGAACGCCTCGTGCGGCCCGGCCGCGCCAAGGAGGTCGCGCTAGCTCGCCCGGTTCTGTCGCTCCCGGTCGAGATCGGCTTCTCGGGCTCGACGGTGCCCGTGAGGGAGCGGCGACGGGTGCTACTGACCGGCGCCACCGGCCTCGTTGGCTCGGCGATCGCCCGATCCCTGGGCGACGCCGGCATCGCGGTGACACACCTCGTTCGTGCCGACACGACGGAGGAAGCCGCCCGTCAACTCCGGGCCAGCGAGGCGGGCCGGCCGGGTCGGCTCGACATCGTGATCGGAGATCTGAGCCGACCACTTCTCGGCCTTGACTCGAACCGCTTCGGCGTACTCGCGGCGTCAGTCGACGGCGTGGTGAACGCCGCGGCGTGGGTCAGCTTCGTGCTCCCCTACGAGGAGCTGGCCCCGACTAACGTCGGGGGCGTAGTTGAGCTTCTCCGGCTCTGTGGCTCGGACCAGGGGCGGATCCTGCCTTTGGTCCAAGTGTCGACGGCGTCCGCGGCCCGAGCGGGCGACGCTGCACCGGCGGGGGGCTACAACGCCACGAAGTGGGACGCCGACTTCCTCATCAAGCAAGCCGCAGCCTTGGGCCTGCCGGCCACGATCATCCAGCCGGGCTTCGTGGTAGACCCCGGCCGGCCGCGCACCACGGATCTGCTCTGGGCCTTCCTCGCAACTTGCTGCCAGACTGGTATGGCCCCGCGGATGAACGGGCGTCTCAACCTCGTGCCAGCCGGGCGTCTCGGCGATATGGCAGCGGCCGCAATTGGCGGAACTCTAGGTTCCGGCGTTTGGGTGGCGGCACACCCGCACCCCGCACGGTGGAGCGACGTCTACCGCGCGCTCGCACGCGCCGGCTGGCCGCTCACCATCGTGGAGCCGGACACCTGGCGAGGCTCCGTGGAGGAGCCG
Coding sequences within:
- a CDS encoding AMP-binding protein — protein: MTALASAEVASLMAEVLKLKDFAVEDDFLTSGGDSLRVVQLAVRIAERLGDPIDARGFAALVTGIFDRRTAASIAPLTGELTAAPVAAAPQPSEPATLSAQQHQIWIHRRANPDSAAYNVVNVFDLVGPVDSGSLETALRSVAGRHPALLTALDTHAGLPATSRHDPEGISVVVAPRASGEAAAFATVDTIAATPFSFGELPIRCHLVPYGSGEAHLLMFVIDHASCDGWSMPIFYRELSVLYGGARLPDPPPTPAAVRHAGDAAEWADRLRPIPPPLDLDPTVSRGVRDFAGAVHYTMLAPDLVDQLRAWLAARSATLFMGLMTCFQLALSDLTGRSRFLLGVPVANRGGQHSERAVAYLANTMVLQAVVEDSSNYAGLLGTVRANVIDGLVHQSAPFMDLVEELRPPRDPTRTPLIDVLFVMQNSAPVALELAGCSVTQRRFDNGTAKFDLTLEAHETGGGVGLRWERAAALSPAIVDSVIARFERHATAMAADLPRLRPPKQPPRPGPPQDRSIGAAFARVASERADQAALVTDNGTTTFAELHLQAAAVAEKLLQQGLGPGSRIGVLHERTPEWVAAAIGTWLAGGIYVPLDPALPDGALKRMISAGGVAHVVASAAAAERAAGLGPPVSLTGEIQALPPGSKLMPPLEAGPAGPAYVVFTSGSTGAARGVIGHHAGLLNRIAWMHNGWPVAEGELGCLRTGIGFIDSLTELLGPMLAGRPSLVVPDSAGRAATELLELLRRHKVSRLVITPSYLRLLLVEFPERFAALTGLSICVVSGERLTADVCIRFYRLQPGAVLLNLYGTSEVAGDVTWYDTRALAPLADPVPIGRPLPGCTVSIEDEQGQPVPGGSEGELVVSGVQVALGYTGAPSPGRASFAERAGVRRFRTGDLGRQRPDGAIEYVGRIDRVVKVRGIAVDPDGVEAMLQELPGVTGAAVIPCHGSDGSWLHAWIEPEADVDAIRAGLLRDAPAHMVPAVISAVPVLPRTPSGKLDYVRLGGPAHQAPAAPAAKLGPLEEAARDVICEVLGVATVGITDNFFSSGGDSLRANRVLARISDRFKLGDLDFASFYREPTVTGLATLVAAELMRGTDPEVSAVVRARLRARGSP